The genomic DNA GGCGACGTGACGAGGCGAGTGGACGAACGGGTTGTCCACCCCCGCGCGCTGGGTCGTGATCAGCGCGACCCGGGCTCCGCGCGCTCGGCACGCGCGCACCAGCGGCCCGCTGCGGTCGGTCGGGTCGAACGGCGTCTGCGGCTGCAGCACGAGGAGCGAGTGCCGTATCCGAGCGGCGAGGTCGACCACGGCGCCCGTCGGGTCGTGGTGACCCGGGACGGGGCGTACGCCGGGCACGGCGCGCCCGCGGGCCACGGTCGTGAACGCAGCCCAGGTGCGTTCGGTGAGCTCGCACCACAGGTCGACGAGATCACGGTGGCCGAGCGAGGTGGCACCGCCGATCGCGGACATGTCGTTCGTCATGGCGTCACTGTGAGGCGAGGCGCTACGAGCCGACTTTGCTCCGGCTACGAGCGCGCGGGGCCCGGACCGCCGAGCGGTCCGGGCCCCGTCGTACGAGCGTCGGGTCAGTCCGAGGGGCAGGCGGAGTTGCCGCTGAAGACCTTCCAGCGGTCGGCCTTGTCGTTGGCGGAGTCGCCGATGTAGGAGACGTCCTGGTACGGCGCGACGCGCTTGATGAGCGTGTCGTCGAAGAAGCCGTTGTTGTAGATGCAGATCGTGCGGTTGCCGTTGTTGATGATCGAGGTCAGCTCGTCGTGGCGGTCGCCCGACGACGACGGCGGGTTGGAGAAGCTGCCCGACGTGGTGCTGTAGTAGTTGAGGTGCCAGCCGGAGACGTACCGGTTGTAGCTGCTGTTCTCGTAGAAGCAGTAGTAGTACGACGGGCACGGTGCGGTGCCCTGAGCGCTGGCCTCGTCAGCGCCGACGAAGGTGAGCGAGGTGGCGGCGAGCACCAGGCCGGCCGCCAGTCCTGCAGTGCGCGAACGCTTCATCACATGGACCTTTCTCGAGTCGGGACGAGGGAGTCCCGGACGGGTCGATGCGGGAAGTACATGCCTGCCGCGGCGCGCGCACCAGATCGCTCGCCGGATCACGCAGAAGGTGTTGACACGGCGGCGCTGATCGGCCGCTCAGCCGGCGTCGGAGGCCCGGGTCAGCCGCTGCCGGTGCGCCTCGTACAGCACGACCGTCGCGGCCGAGGCGGCGTTGAGCGACGACGCCGAGCCGGTCATCGGGATGCTGAGCACCCGGTCGCACGCCTCGCGCCAGGCGGCGGTCATGCCGCGCGTCTCGTTGCCGATGACGATCACGTCGCTGCCGGTGAGATCGGACTCGTGCGGTGTGGCGTCGCCGCCCTCGTCGGTGCCGAGTACGGCGACCCGCTCGCCCTTCGTACGCCGGTCGGTGACCCACGCGAGCACGTCGGCGTGCGAGTCGACGCGCACCGTCGGCACGGCGAAGAACGAACCCGTCGTGGCTCGAATGCACTTGCTGTCAAAGGGATCTGAGGCGTGACCGGTCACGATGAGTCCGCTGCCGCCGAGCGCGTCGATCGACCTGATCATGGTGCCGATGTTGCCCGGACTGCTCGGTCGGTCGAACACGAGCGTGGGCCCTGCGCCGGTCGGGATGCGGGCCAGGTCGTCCGGTGGCATCTCGACGACGGCCAGCATCTCGGGGGCGCCCTCGTCCTTCTCGGCCAGCTCGGCCAACAGCTCGGGCGCGAGCGCGAAGTGCGCGGCCGGCGTACTCGCGAGCAGGTCCTTGGCCCACTGCGACAGGCGGGCGCCGTCGGCGTACAGGAAGGAGCGGACCGTCCAGCCCTGCTCGACCGCGAGCGTGATCGGACGGACGCCCTGCACGATGAACTCACCGGCGCGGGTGCGCTTGGTGCGGTTGGTGAGGAGGGTCTGCCACTGCTGGAAGGTGGCGTTGCGCTTGCTGACCCGGGTCGACCGCATGATCGGCAGCCTAGATGTCAGGCACATCGCAGGTCCGCGCCGTAGCGTCGTTGCCCATGAGTCTGCGCACGCGTCGTACGCCGGTCGGGCCGCGGCCACAGCACGTCGGTCTGGTGATGGACGGCAACCGTCGATGGGCTCGGCTGGCGTCGCTCACGCCGCAGGCCGGCCATCGCGCCGGCGCCCGCCACATGCAGACCGTGCTCGGCTGGTGCGAGGACGAAGGCCTGGAGCACGTGACGATCTTCGTGGTCTCCGCGCTCAACCTCAGCCGCCGCGACAGCGATGAGGTCGCCAACCTGATGGAGCTGCTCGAGACCGTGATCGCCTCCTCGGTCGCCGGCTCCGACTGGCAGCTGCACGTCGCGGGCGACCTCGACCTGCTGCCCGGTACGACGGCGGCGGCGTTGCGGGAGGCGATGCGGTCGTCGTACGGCCGTGGCCGTCACCTGACGCTGGCGATTGGGTACGACTGGCAGGAGGAGGTCGCCCATGCGGCGCGGTCGGCGGTGGCCGAGGCGGGTTCGTGGGAGGCGGCGCTCGCACACCTGGACGAGGGGGCGATCGCGCGCGGGCTGCGCGGTGGGCCGTCCAAGGACATCGACCTGGTGATCCGGACCAGCGGTGAGCAGCGGCTCTCCGGGTTCTTCCCGTGGGAGACGACAGGGGCCGAGCTGTACTTCGTGGACGCGCTGTGGCCGGACTTCAGCCGGGACGATCTGCTGGCGGGGCTGGAGCACTACGCCGCCGCCCGCCGTCGGTCAGAACTGAGTTCTGGTGTTCTGACCGAGAAACAACCCGGTCAGAACACCAGAACTCAGTTCTGACGTGAGCTGCAGGCGGGCGCCGGCGACAGCGGGCAGCTCGCTGCGCGGTCAGTACGCCTCGCGGGGGAGCGCGATCCGGCGTACGCCGCCGAGCCGTCGGTGGAACCGGACGT from Luteipulveratus halotolerans includes the following:
- a CDS encoding peptidase inhibitor family I36 protein, with the protein product MKRSRTAGLAAGLVLAATSLTFVGADEASAQGTAPCPSYYYCFYENSSYNRYVSGWHLNYYSTTSGSFSNPPSSSGDRHDELTSIINNGNRTICIYNNGFFDDTLIKRVAPYQDVSYIGDSANDKADRWKVFSGNSACPSD
- a CDS encoding TrmH family RNA methyltransferase, translated to MRSTRVSKRNATFQQWQTLLTNRTKRTRAGEFIVQGVRPITLAVEQGWTVRSFLYADGARLSQWAKDLLASTPAAHFALAPELLAELAEKDEGAPEMLAVVEMPPDDLARIPTGAGPTLVFDRPSSPGNIGTMIRSIDALGGSGLIVTGHASDPFDSKCIRATTGSFFAVPTVRVDSHADVLAWVTDRRTKGERVAVLGTDEGGDATPHESDLTGSDVIVIGNETRGMTAAWREACDRVLSIPMTGSASSLNAASAATVVLYEAHRQRLTRASDAG
- the uppS gene encoding polyprenyl diphosphate synthase, which gives rise to MSLRTRRTPVGPRPQHVGLVMDGNRRWARLASLTPQAGHRAGARHMQTVLGWCEDEGLEHVTIFVVSALNLSRRDSDEVANLMELLETVIASSVAGSDWQLHVAGDLDLLPGTTAAALREAMRSSYGRGRHLTLAIGYDWQEEVAHAARSAVAEAGSWEAALAHLDEGAIARGLRGGPSKDIDLVIRTSGEQRLSGFFPWETTGAELYFVDALWPDFSRDDLLAGLEHYAAARRRSELSSGVLTEKQPGQNTRTQF